One stretch of Corynebacterium auriscanis DNA includes these proteins:
- a CDS encoding DUF732 domain-containing protein yields MHVPHQPFGNHLQSVEHASCTVSSTSSRKRRRSFNRGWLVAPLAAALLSGGLVACGSDSTVDNNADSSSTASSVPSVSASASATSSQTSDSDAPSDSNSASPEPEQGGPMTTARDGSVEEIDEVPAGAGRTAEDDDFLNELKNKGIDFDKAGDKNASASLQDQVIAAARASCQEGSDDRIQNYLPMAAGQMQAQGVVDKPEEAAKTIQDAAKKVYCK; encoded by the coding sequence ATGCACGTTCCACACCAGCCATTCGGGAACCATTTGCAGTCGGTGGAACACGCTTCCTGCACCGTTTCCTCAACTTCTTCGCGGAAGCGCCGCCGTTCTTTCAACCGTGGTTGGCTTGTAGCTCCATTGGCAGCTGCACTGCTTTCTGGCGGTTTAGTTGCCTGTGGTTCGGACTCCACGGTGGATAACAATGCGGATTCTTCCTCCACTGCCTCCAGTGTGCCTTCTGTTTCTGCGTCGGCTTCGGCGACCTCTTCTCAAACCTCTGATTCCGACGCCCCGTCGGATTCGAACTCTGCTTCTCCCGAGCCCGAACAAGGTGGTCCGATGACGACTGCCCGGGATGGCAGCGTAGAAGAAATTGATGAAGTTCCGGCTGGTGCCGGCCGCACCGCCGAAGACGATGATTTTTTGAACGAGCTCAAAAACAAAGGCATAGATTTTGACAAGGCCGGTGATAAGAATGCGTCAGCCAGCCTGCAAGATCAGGTCATCGCAGCGGCCAGGGCGTCGTGCCAAGAAGGCAGTGATGATCGCATTCAGAATTACCTACCGATGGCAGCAGGGCAGATGCAGGCCCAAGGCGTGGTTGATAAACCAGAGGAAGCAGCGAAAACAATCCAAGATGCGGCGAAGAAGGTGTATTGCAAGTAA
- a CDS encoding cutinase family protein: protein MKKLLTIVAALVVVIVIVVGVGSWINKNDNAGPSLPGPKEPSNSAGPNAPQNPPGCAPYELIAAPGTWESKANDDPVNPHAFKWSLLLQTTQPLQQQYSPEQLKVWTVPYTAQFRNINAQHEKTYDASRAEGYGKIANELKSTHQRCPATKFLLVGFSQGAVIMGDMANNIGNGRGPVPADSVRGVTLIADGRQELDKGVLVGNKGVSGVGAEIALNPVSGLIQGIVPGATMRGPRPDGFGGLSDRVFNICAVGDLVCDGPRDPVNAVAKAREMFLANPVHKEYAKNRSVLPGGATAPEWVVGWTKKIVEAG, encoded by the coding sequence ATGAAAAAGCTGCTTACGATCGTTGCCGCCCTCGTGGTGGTCATCGTTATTGTTGTGGGCGTGGGGTCGTGGATCAACAAGAACGACAATGCGGGACCATCGCTACCGGGACCGAAGGAACCATCGAACTCGGCTGGGCCGAACGCGCCACAAAACCCACCTGGTTGCGCGCCTTATGAACTGATCGCCGCTCCGGGAACTTGGGAGTCCAAGGCCAACGACGATCCCGTTAATCCACATGCTTTTAAGTGGTCTTTGCTGTTACAGACCACGCAGCCACTGCAGCAACAGTACAGTCCAGAGCAGCTCAAGGTGTGGACAGTGCCCTATACGGCGCAATTCCGCAACATCAATGCGCAGCATGAGAAAACTTACGATGCCTCCCGCGCGGAGGGTTACGGCAAGATCGCCAATGAACTGAAGAGCACCCACCAGCGTTGCCCAGCTACGAAGTTCCTCTTGGTCGGGTTTAGCCAAGGCGCGGTCATCATGGGCGATATGGCCAACAACATTGGCAATGGCCGCGGGCCGGTTCCGGCAGATTCCGTGCGTGGAGTGACCTTGATCGCCGATGGTCGGCAGGAACTGGACAAAGGCGTCCTGGTGGGTAATAAGGGCGTCAGCGGTGTGGGCGCGGAAATCGCCCTCAATCCGGTGAGCGGATTGATCCAGGGCATCGTCCCGGGGGCAACCATGAGGGGCCCACGACCTGATGGCTTTGGTGGGCTCAGTGACCGCGTATTTAATATCTGCGCCGTCGGCGACTTGGTGTGTGACGGCCCCCGGGATCCCGTGAATGCGGTGGCCAAAGCACGCGAAATGTTTCTGGCGAATCCGGTGCACAAGGAGTATGCAAAAAACCGTAGTGTGCTGCCCGGCGGAGCAACCGCACCGGAGTGGGTTGTGGGTTGGACCAAGAAAATCGTGGAAGCTGGATAA